In Diabrotica undecimpunctata isolate CICGRU chromosome 4, icDiaUnde3, whole genome shotgun sequence, a single genomic region encodes these proteins:
- the LOC140438154 gene encoding uncharacterized protein: MMLKLFLLLHMLGSIIANEGPIPGCEEDSLDAYSKFSSPGKDLVCINVTLKYNTSLTTKYKDWSRRTVQLISTKGVLSNKTLKGYSLVENFLIYKSNISKFSLALPFGSYLLVVQSIFPNVTRENLNGIKYLFSLAFHSNTGITFEENCFQELLFLKNLTIFNQTFTEITPNTFRNLKELQTLVLNANGLRHIHKNSFLNLTMLKELNLENNPLEYFKINVSGLPRLEKLCLINTNISNFNIPFFYPLRRMNTLGLPSSLWFTLKLYELAIGFPYLETVLINDLDKNTANLKEKIDMMEFAQLVVKKVKKVDPIDTPILIKYIIMDRYYVNI; encoded by the exons AT GATGTTAAAATTATTTCTCTTACTTCACATGCTTGGATCAATCATAGCCAATGAAGGACCCATACCAGGTTGCGAAGAAGACAGCCTGGATGCTTATTCTAAGTTTTCTAGTCCTGGGAAAGATCTGGTTTGCATAAACGTTACGCTAAAATACAACACCTCTCTTACTACTAAATATAAAGATTGGTCTAGACGAACAGTTCAGCTGATCTCAACAAAAGGGGTTTTATCAAACAAAACACTAAAAGGATACTCACTAGTagaaaactttttaatatataaGAGTAATATTAGTAAGTTTTCATTAGCATTGCCTTTTGGCAGTTACCTATTAGTAGTACAAAGTATTTTTCCAAATGTTACTAGAGAAAACCTTAACGGAATCAAGTATTTGTTTTCGTTAGCGTTTCATTCAAACACAGGTATAACTTTCGAAGAAAATTGTTTTCAGGAACTATTGTTTCTAAAAAATCTTACTATTTTTAACCAAACTTTTACCGAAATTACACCAAACACTTTTAGAAATCTTAAAGAGCTACAAACTTTGGTACTCAACGCTAATGGTTTGCGGCATATCCATAAAAATTCCTTTCTAAATTTAACAATGTTGAAGGAATTAAATTTGGAAAACAATCCgcttgaatattttaaaattaatgtttctGGATTGCCTAGGTTGGAAAAATTGTGTCTCATAAATACAAAtatatcaaatttcaatattCCTTTCTTTTATCCTCTAAGACGTATGAATACCTTAGGTCTACCTAGTTCACTTTGGTTTACCCTGAAGTTGTACGAATTGGCTATTGGTTTTCCTTATTTAGAAACCGTTCTTATAAACGATCTAGATAAAAATACTGCGAATTTGAAAGAAAAAATCGACATGATGGAATTTGCCCAGCTTGTTGTTAAGAAAGTAAAAAAGGTAGATCCAATTGATACACCTATTTTGATAAAGTACATCATTATGGACAGATATTATGTAAATATATAG